One region of Microbacterium sufflavum genomic DNA includes:
- a CDS encoding YbdD/YjiX family protein has translation MTDTVHRTDAATTPLRALWSVLGRAGRGIRWYMTTLMGDTAYATYVAHHRRHHPDEEPLTERQFWRQRMDDQDRNPGARCC, from the coding sequence ATGACCGACACCGTGCATCGGACGGATGCCGCGACCACCCCGCTGCGGGCGCTGTGGAGCGTCCTCGGCCGGGCCGGGCGCGGCATCCGCTGGTACATGACGACGCTGATGGGCGACACCGCGTATGCGACCTACGTCGCCCATCACCGCCGTCACCACCCCGACGAGGAACCGTTGACCGAGAGGCAGTTCTGGCGGCAGCGCATGGACGACCAGGACCGCAACCCCGGTGCCCGCTGCTGCTGA
- a CDS encoding sensor histidine kinase — MNDVVLAAVLGVLGGIALTVLLLLARRFARGAADLGSDAEQGALRALHQASLAAPHLRGGLAGPDVVKAARHLRVLLGSAAVAIVGTDGGEESGVVSFDGASDGLESAARRIAERVRASGRRQVFPAPAKTDDLEAVGAPIVVDGRTIGVIVAFASPVRAALVRAAEEVADWCAAQVELGGLDASRAQLAEAELRSLRAQISPHFIYNALTAIASFITTDPDRARDLVLEFADFTRYSFRRQGEFTTLAEELGSIHSYLELERARFGDRLRVTLQIAPETLATVIPFLSVQPLVENAVRHGLEPGEGGGEIRLTSRDDGTHTEILVEDDGVGMDPDGLRSLLTAREDGSHVGLRNVDTRLRQLYGSSGGLVVETNTGAGTLVRMRVPKSQPLHDPDDD; from the coding sequence ATGAACGACGTCGTCCTCGCCGCGGTGCTGGGGGTGCTCGGCGGCATCGCACTCACCGTGCTGCTGCTGCTCGCCCGCCGGTTCGCGCGGGGTGCCGCCGACCTCGGCAGCGATGCGGAGCAGGGGGCCCTGCGGGCGCTGCACCAGGCGAGCCTCGCCGCCCCGCACCTGCGCGGCGGGCTCGCCGGGCCCGATGTCGTGAAGGCGGCGCGGCACCTGCGGGTGCTGCTGGGCAGCGCCGCGGTCGCGATCGTGGGCACCGACGGCGGCGAGGAGTCCGGCGTCGTGTCCTTCGACGGCGCCTCGGACGGCTTGGAGTCGGCCGCGCGCCGCATCGCCGAGCGGGTGCGGGCGAGCGGTCGGCGGCAGGTGTTCCCCGCCCCGGCGAAGACCGATGACCTGGAGGCGGTGGGCGCCCCGATCGTCGTGGACGGGCGAACGATCGGCGTGATCGTGGCCTTCGCGTCGCCGGTGCGCGCGGCGCTCGTGCGCGCCGCCGAGGAGGTCGCCGACTGGTGCGCCGCACAGGTCGAGCTCGGCGGGCTCGACGCCTCCCGCGCGCAGCTGGCCGAGGCGGAGCTGCGGTCGCTGCGGGCGCAGATCTCCCCGCACTTCATCTACAACGCCCTCACCGCGATCGCCTCGTTCATCACGACCGACCCCGACCGCGCGCGCGACCTCGTGCTGGAGTTCGCCGACTTCACGCGCTACTCCTTCCGCCGCCAGGGGGAGTTCACGACCCTCGCGGAGGAGCTCGGCAGCATCCACTCGTACCTGGAGCTCGAGCGGGCCCGCTTCGGCGACCGGCTGCGGGTCACGCTGCAGATCGCGCCGGAGACCCTCGCCACGGTCATCCCGTTCCTGTCGGTGCAGCCCCTCGTGGAGAACGCGGTGCGGCACGGGCTCGAGCCGGGGGAGGGCGGCGGCGAGATCCGCCTCACCTCGCGCGACGACGGCACCCACACCGAGATCCTCGTGGAGGACGACGGCGTCGGCATGGACCCCGACGGGCTGCGGTCGCTGCTCACGGCGCGCGAGGACGGCTCCCACGTGGGGCTGCGCAACGTCGACACGCGCCTGCGACAGCTGTACGGCAGCAGCGGCGGACTGGTCGTGGAGACCAACACGGGCGCGGGTACCCTGGTGCGCATGCGAGTCCCGAAATCGCAGCCCCTGCACGACCCGGACGACGACTGA
- a CDS encoding LytR/AlgR family response regulator transcription factor, whose amino-acid sequence MIDVLVADDEQPALDELVHLLRSDPRIGEILTATSGADALRQLSQRAVRLAFLDIHMPGLLGTDLARALLGLAEPPAVVFVTADEARAVEAFELRAVDYLLKPVRRERLRGAIDRVDQAADPTKGDDEVLSVTVGSTVRFVRRSEVRWVRAQGDYARLHTDDDDPGQLVRIPMAELEARWADAGFLRIHRSTLVRTAAVTEARLSGGEPTVVVGRTALPVSRRLVPAVREALVRGEAPA is encoded by the coding sequence ATGATCGACGTCCTCGTCGCCGACGACGAGCAGCCCGCCCTCGACGAGCTGGTGCACCTGCTGCGCTCCGACCCGCGCATCGGCGAGATCCTCACCGCGACGAGCGGAGCCGACGCCCTGCGGCAGCTGTCGCAGCGCGCCGTGCGTCTCGCGTTCCTCGACATCCACATGCCCGGCCTGCTCGGCACCGACCTGGCCCGCGCCCTCCTCGGGCTCGCGGAGCCGCCGGCTGTCGTGTTCGTCACGGCCGACGAGGCCCGCGCGGTGGAGGCGTTCGAGCTGCGCGCGGTCGACTACCTCCTCAAGCCGGTGCGGCGGGAGCGGCTGCGCGGCGCGATCGACCGCGTGGATCAGGCCGCCGATCCGACGAAGGGCGACGACGAGGTGCTGTCGGTCACGGTCGGGTCGACCGTGCGGTTCGTGCGGCGCAGCGAGGTGCGGTGGGTGCGGGCGCAGGGCGACTACGCGCGACTGCACACCGACGACGACGACCCCGGCCAGCTCGTGCGGATCCCCATGGCGGAGCTCGAGGCGCGGTGGGCCGACGCGGGGTTCCTGCGCATCCACCGCTCGACGCTCGTGCGCACGGCCGCCGTGACCGAGGCGCGGCTGTCCGGGGGAGAGCCGACGGTGGTGGTCGGCCGCACGGCCCTCCCGGTGAGCAGACGGCTCGTGCCCGCGGTGCGGGAGGCGCTCGTGCGCGGTGAGGCGCCGGCATGA
- a CDS encoding heavy metal transporter — MTGSPERAAPEPAARGAGEPAKRVRVTADLPPRGPAALTRGIALPGAPVDEADAVYARALQRSQLRLALGTVAGFVVVVVAMTLVIALVPEIDRVVLWGLPLSWLLQAFAFYPVIVVFALLYLRTAVRNERRYRALRDRE, encoded by the coding sequence ATGACCGGGTCTCCCGAGCGTGCGGCTCCGGAGCCCGCGGCGCGCGGCGCGGGGGAGCCCGCGAAGCGCGTGCGGGTCACGGCCGACCTCCCGCCTCGCGGCCCTGCGGCTCTCACGCGCGGCATCGCGCTGCCCGGGGCGCCGGTCGACGAGGCCGATGCGGTGTACGCCAGGGCGCTCCAGCGCAGTCAGCTGCGGCTCGCGCTCGGCACGGTCGCCGGGTTCGTGGTGGTCGTGGTCGCGATGACCCTGGTGATCGCGCTCGTGCCCGAGATCGACCGGGTCGTGCTGTGGGGCCTGCCGCTGTCGTGGCTGCTGCAGGCGTTCGCGTTCTACCCGGTCATCGTGGTGTTCGCGCTGCTGTATCTGCGCACGGCGGTCCGCAACGAGCGCCGCTACCGCGCCCTCCGGGACCGCGAATGA
- a CDS encoding sodium/solute symporter produces the protein MNALLDLLGVALVVIATLLIGVYGLRVSRTTSDFFVASRTVRPVWNASAISGEYLSAGTFLGLSGLVLLDGARGFWFPIGYAAGYLLVLVFVAAPLRRSGAYTIPDFVEARLGSASARRVTSLAVLVIGWLYIVPQLHGAGITLVVVAGLPEWVGAVTVAVLVAASVAAGGMRAITFVQAFQYWLKLTALLVPVVCIAFALGGGPHAFDPALVFPSEAGPSGFDAYETASLLLALLLGTMGLPHVLVRFYTSPTGASARRTTVIVIAMVSAFYAVSSAMGLLARIAAPDLAVPGVADTVVLQLPSRVFPGPGGELLTALIVSGAFAAFLATSAGLVVSLAGVISQDVFSGSVRSFRLSAVLCALVPLGVALLTAPAGLVSSVGVVFVVAASTLSPVVLLGVWWRGLTARGAVAGMVCGGVATGLALLVHAVIDGVGVAAPYLAQPAAWTIPLATAVTVAVSLLDPRGPSPRTDRFLARVHTPERG, from the coding sequence ATGAACGCGCTGCTCGACCTGCTCGGGGTCGCGCTGGTGGTGATCGCCACGCTGCTGATCGGCGTGTACGGCCTGCGGGTGTCGCGCACGACGAGCGACTTCTTCGTGGCGTCGCGCACCGTCCGGCCGGTGTGGAACGCCTCGGCGATCAGCGGCGAGTACCTGTCGGCCGGCACCTTCCTCGGGCTCTCCGGACTCGTGCTGCTCGACGGCGCGCGCGGCTTCTGGTTCCCGATCGGATACGCGGCCGGGTACCTGCTGGTGCTGGTGTTCGTCGCGGCCCCGCTCCGGCGCAGCGGGGCCTACACGATCCCGGACTTCGTGGAGGCGCGGCTCGGGTCGGCCTCGGCGCGACGCGTCACGAGCCTCGCGGTGCTGGTGATCGGGTGGCTGTACATCGTGCCGCAGCTGCACGGCGCCGGCATCACGCTGGTCGTGGTCGCGGGGTTGCCGGAGTGGGTGGGCGCCGTGACGGTCGCGGTGCTCGTGGCGGCGTCGGTCGCGGCGGGCGGGATGCGCGCGATCACCTTCGTGCAGGCGTTCCAGTACTGGCTCAAGCTCACGGCGCTGCTGGTGCCGGTGGTGTGCATCGCCTTCGCGCTCGGCGGCGGACCGCACGCGTTCGACCCGGCGCTCGTGTTCCCCAGCGAGGCGGGCCCGTCCGGCTTCGACGCGTACGAGACCGCGTCGCTGCTGCTCGCGCTGCTGCTGGGCACGATGGGACTGCCGCACGTGCTGGTCCGTTTCTACACGAGCCCGACCGGGGCGTCGGCGCGGCGGACGACCGTGATCGTGATCGCGATGGTCAGCGCCTTCTACGCCGTGTCGAGCGCGATGGGGCTGCTCGCCCGCATCGCCGCTCCCGACCTCGCGGTGCCGGGTGTGGCCGACACGGTGGTGCTGCAACTGCCCTCGCGCGTGTTCCCCGGACCGGGCGGAGAGCTGCTCACGGCGCTCATCGTCTCGGGCGCGTTCGCGGCGTTCCTGGCGACCTCGGCCGGGCTCGTGGTGTCGCTCGCGGGGGTGATCAGCCAGGACGTGTTCTCCGGGTCCGTCCGCTCGTTCCGCCTCTCCGCGGTGCTGTGCGCGCTCGTGCCGCTCGGGGTCGCGCTGCTCACGGCGCCCGCGGGGCTCGTGTCGAGCGTGGGCGTGGTGTTCGTGGTGGCCGCATCGACGCTGTCGCCCGTGGTGCTGCTGGGCGTGTGGTGGCGCGGGCTCACGGCCCGCGGGGCGGTGGCGGGGATGGTGTGCGGCGGCGTCGCGACCGGGCTGGCGCTGCTCGTGCACGCCGTGATCGACGGGGTCGGGGTCGCGGCGCCGTACCTCGCGCAGCCCGCGGCGTGGACGATCCCGCTGGCCACGGCCGTGACGGTCGCGGTGTCGCTGCTCGATCCGCGCGGCCCGTCGCCGCGCACGGACCGCTTCCTCGCCCGCGTGCACACCCCCGAACGCGGCTGA
- a CDS encoding pirin family protein yields MIGQRRLVLEPRDVPLGGVRGMTVLRVLPHRNLPTIGAWCFLDRFGPADTRMRVEPHPHIGLQTVTWPLVGEIRHRDSLGSDADLRRGQLNLMTAGNGISHSEYSVGDEPIRLDALQFWVVLPESARHGDGGFERHTDLPTVQLPATEGPDATATVVLGEFAATRSPATVHTPIVGAEVVLPAGSTVRLPLRSEWEHALLLVEGEAALSEHAMQRNALVYLGDSRTEVEVTSTEGALLFLLGGEPFESDIVMWWNFAGRTHDEIAAAREDWEAAAPRFGTVEGHDVRIPAPPLPPVRLLPRTRTV; encoded by the coding sequence ATGATCGGGCAGCGCCGCCTCGTCCTCGAGCCCCGCGACGTGCCGCTCGGGGGTGTGCGCGGCATGACGGTGCTGCGCGTGCTCCCGCACCGCAACCTGCCGACCATCGGCGCCTGGTGCTTCCTCGACCGCTTCGGACCAGCCGACACCCGCATGCGCGTCGAACCCCATCCGCACATCGGACTGCAGACGGTGACCTGGCCCCTCGTCGGCGAGATCCGTCACCGCGACTCGCTCGGCAGCGACGCCGACCTGCGCCGCGGGCAGCTGAACCTGATGACGGCCGGCAACGGCATCTCCCACTCCGAGTACTCCGTCGGCGACGAACCCATCCGTCTCGACGCGCTGCAGTTCTGGGTCGTGCTGCCCGAGTCGGCGCGGCACGGCGATGGCGGCTTCGAACGCCACACCGACCTGCCGACCGTCCAGCTGCCCGCGACCGAGGGGCCCGACGCCACGGCGACCGTCGTGCTCGGCGAGTTCGCCGCGACGCGCTCCCCCGCGACCGTGCACACCCCGATCGTGGGCGCCGAGGTCGTGCTGCCCGCCGGGTCGACCGTGCGCCTGCCGCTGCGGTCCGAGTGGGAGCACGCGCTGCTGCTGGTCGAGGGCGAGGCCGCGCTGTCCGAGCACGCCATGCAGCGCAACGCCCTGGTGTACCTCGGCGATTCGCGCACGGAGGTCGAGGTGACCAGCACCGAGGGCGCCCTGCTGTTCCTGCTCGGCGGCGAGCCGTTCGAGTCGGACATCGTGATGTGGTGGAACTTCGCCGGCCGCACGCACGACGAGATCGCGGCCGCCCGCGAGGACTGGGAGGCCGCGGCCCCGCGGTTCGGGACGGTCGAGGGGCACGACGTGCGCATCCCCGCGCCGCCGCTCCCGCCCGTCCGGCTCCTGCCGCGCACCCGCACCGTCTGA
- a CDS encoding GNAT family N-acetyltransferase: protein MTDISVTRNDEASRYEIRSDDVLAGFAEFQLRPGAIRFIHTEIDPAFQGQGLAGTLAAEALADAAGRGDAIVPLCPYIAKYLQTHEVPGAEIRWPQRPAEVQSAAAPDAAVQDESAQEKSAQHESAPRESAGVSDDDPTGRAE, encoded by the coding sequence ATGACCGACATCTCCGTGACCCGCAACGACGAGGCCTCCCGCTACGAGATCCGCTCCGACGACGTGCTCGCCGGGTTCGCCGAGTTCCAGCTGAGGCCGGGCGCCATCCGCTTCATCCACACCGAGATCGACCCGGCGTTCCAGGGCCAGGGGCTCGCCGGGACGCTCGCCGCCGAGGCCCTGGCCGACGCGGCGGGGCGTGGCGACGCGATCGTGCCGCTGTGCCCCTACATCGCGAAGTACCTCCAGACGCACGAGGTGCCCGGCGCCGAGATCCGCTGGCCGCAGCGTCCCGCCGAGGTCCAGAGCGCGGCGGCACCGGACGCCGCAGTGCAGGACGAGTCGGCGCAGGAGAAGTCGGCGCAGCACGAGTCGGCTCCGCGGGAGTCCGCCGGCGTCTCCGACGACGATCCCACCGGACGGGCGGAATGA
- the recQ gene encoding DNA helicase RecQ, with the protein MPQTPRDPYEDLPYADAPWGDGWEPSAPPEPMDWEPQGAGFEPPLDWGPGPTTPVTASRAPAAPAARRATPSRFPTAREALHTVFGYDDFRGDQAAIVEQVIGGGDAVVLMPTGGGKSITYQVPALVREGTGLVISPLIALMHDQVDALRANGVKAAYLNSTQSIDERREVERAYVAGELDLIYVAPERLSNANTTALLQRGTLSVIAIDEAHCVSQWGHDFRPDYLALGDLGDWFPGVPRMALTATATRATHKELTERLHLDRAQHFVASFDRPNIQYRIVPKVDPRTQLVQFIRSQPEGAAGIVYALSRKSVEQTATALAAKGIDALPYHAGLPAEVRAANQSRFLREDGVVMVATIAFGMGIDKPDVRFVAHIDLPKSVEGYYQETGRAGRDGEPSVAWMAYGLGDVVQQRRLIDQSPGDRTFKMRMGQHLDAMLALCETVECRRQNLLGYFGQESQPCGNCDTCLDDTETFDGLIPAQKLLSTIVRLQRERNQAFGAGHLIDILRGASTERIRQQGHDRLATYGIGGDLSDQDWRSVVRQLLARGILVAQGDYGTLAPGEAAAGVLRGETPVPLRKDTIGRATSTPRARKASAADALDAGDRELFEALRAWRAETAREQGVPAYIVFGDATLRALAEHRPASAADLEGITGIGAKKREAYGDGVLAVIAAN; encoded by the coding sequence ATGCCGCAGACTCCCCGTGACCCGTACGAGGATCTGCCCTACGCCGACGCGCCCTGGGGCGACGGATGGGAGCCGTCCGCGCCGCCGGAGCCGATGGACTGGGAGCCGCAGGGCGCGGGGTTCGAGCCGCCGCTCGACTGGGGCCCCGGTCCCACCACGCCGGTGACCGCGTCCCGTGCGCCGGCCGCGCCGGCCGCGCGCCGCGCGACGCCGAGCCGCTTCCCGACCGCCCGCGAGGCGCTGCACACGGTGTTCGGCTACGACGACTTCCGCGGCGATCAGGCCGCGATCGTCGAGCAGGTCATCGGCGGCGGCGACGCGGTCGTGCTCATGCCCACCGGTGGCGGCAAGAGCATCACGTACCAGGTTCCCGCGCTCGTGCGCGAGGGCACGGGCCTCGTGATCAGCCCGCTCATCGCCCTCATGCACGACCAGGTCGACGCGCTGCGCGCCAACGGCGTCAAGGCCGCGTACCTCAACTCCACGCAGTCGATCGACGAGCGCCGCGAGGTCGAGCGGGCCTACGTCGCGGGCGAGCTCGACCTGATCTACGTCGCCCCCGAGCGGCTGTCGAACGCGAACACCACGGCCCTGCTGCAGCGCGGCACCCTCAGCGTGATCGCGATCGACGAGGCGCACTGCGTGTCGCAGTGGGGCCACGACTTCCGCCCCGACTACCTCGCGCTGGGCGACCTGGGCGACTGGTTCCCCGGCGTGCCGCGCATGGCGCTCACGGCCACCGCGACCCGGGCCACGCACAAGGAGCTCACCGAGCGGCTGCACCTCGACCGCGCGCAGCACTTCGTCGCGAGCTTCGACCGCCCGAACATCCAGTACCGCATCGTCCCGAAGGTCGACCCCCGCACGCAGCTCGTGCAGTTCATCCGTTCGCAGCCCGAGGGTGCGGCGGGCATCGTGTACGCGCTGAGCCGCAAGTCGGTCGAGCAGACCGCGACCGCGCTGGCGGCGAAGGGCATCGACGCGCTGCCGTACCACGCGGGGCTGCCGGCCGAGGTGCGGGCCGCGAACCAGTCGCGCTTCCTGCGGGAGGACGGCGTGGTGATGGTGGCGACCATCGCGTTCGGCATGGGCATCGACAAGCCCGACGTGCGTTTCGTGGCGCACATCGACCTGCCCAAGTCGGTGGAGGGCTACTACCAGGAGACGGGTCGCGCGGGTCGCGACGGCGAACCGTCGGTGGCGTGGATGGCGTACGGCCTCGGCGACGTCGTGCAGCAGCGCCGGCTGATCGACCAGAGCCCCGGCGACCGCACGTTCAAGATGCGCATGGGGCAGCACCTCGACGCGATGCTCGCGCTGTGCGAGACGGTCGAGTGCCGACGGCAGAACCTGCTCGGGTACTTCGGCCAGGAGTCGCAGCCGTGCGGCAACTGCGACACGTGCCTCGACGACACCGAGACGTTCGACGGGCTGATCCCCGCGCAGAAGCTGCTGTCGACGATCGTGCGCCTCCAGCGCGAGCGCAATCAGGCCTTCGGCGCCGGGCACCTGATCGACATCCTGCGCGGCGCCTCGACCGAGCGCATCCGCCAGCAGGGGCACGACCGCCTCGCCACGTACGGCATCGGCGGCGATCTGTCCGACCAGGACTGGCGCAGCGTCGTGCGGCAGCTGCTCGCCCGCGGCATCCTCGTGGCGCAGGGCGACTACGGCACGCTCGCGCCGGGAGAGGCCGCGGCCGGGGTGCTGCGCGGCGAGACCCCGGTGCCGCTGCGCAAGGACACGATCGGCCGCGCGACCTCGACCCCGCGTGCCCGCAAGGCCAGCGCCGCGGACGCGCTCGATGCGGGCGACCGGGAGCTGTTCGAGGCGCTGCGGGCGTGGCGGGCCGAGACCGCACGCGAGCAGGGGGTGCCGGCGTACATCGTGTTCGGCGACGCCACGCTGCGCGCCCTGGCCGAGCACCGCCCGGCGTCCGCCGCTGACCTGGAGGGCATCACCGGCATCGGCGCGAAGAAGCGCGAGGCCTACGGCGACGGGGTGCTCGCGGTCATCGCCGCGAATTGA
- a CDS encoding acyl-CoA dehydrogenase family protein produces MVDAAVRPSTAPDEPRRETGAPRIDVAAVTDALMGTWADVRREAREMIKDPAFWRQDELGKDEHRERVLSQLHLLVENKAVHRAFPKRFGGEENNGGNIAGFEELVAADPSLQIKSGVQWGLFGSAILQLGTAEHHEKWLPGVMDLSIPGAFAMTEIGHGSDVAAVGTTATYDPETEEFVIHTPFRGATKEYLGNAALHGIAATVFAQLITNGVNHGVHCFYVPLRGDDGKDLPGIGREDDGLKGGLNGIDNGRLSFDRVRIPRTNLLNRYGDVAADGTYTSAIDSPGRRFFTMLGTLVQGRVSLDGAASWASALGLYIAVTYATQRRQFDGADGQEVVLLDYGKHQRRLLPRLATTYAQIFAHDEFLQKFDGVFSGRTDTPGDREDLETLAAALKPLSTWHALDTLQEAREACGGAGFMFENRLVGLRQDLDIYVTFEGDNNVLLQLVGKRLLTDYAKQFQGKDAAYLARYAVGMTAGKVFHGAGLRQLGQAVSDFGQVARSVERGLREEQQHDLLAGRVQQMVADIAGRLRAAGKDKTLGAELFNQNQTELIEAARAHGELLQWEAFTDAVHAIDDPETRKVLTWLRDLFGLQLIEKHLAWHLIHGRLSTQRAAAVSSYIDRLCARLRPHALDLVDAFGYEPEHVRAPIASGAEKQRQDEARAYYADLAASGRAPIQEKALKKQKR; encoded by the coding sequence ATGGTCGACGCTGCCGTCCGTCCTTCCACCGCCCCCGACGAGCCCCGTCGCGAGACGGGAGCTCCGCGCATCGATGTCGCCGCCGTCACCGACGCCCTGATGGGCACGTGGGCCGACGTGCGCCGTGAGGCCCGCGAGATGATCAAGGATCCGGCGTTCTGGCGTCAGGACGAGCTGGGCAAGGACGAGCACCGCGAGCGGGTACTGAGCCAGCTGCACCTGCTGGTGGAGAACAAGGCCGTGCACCGCGCGTTCCCGAAGCGCTTCGGCGGCGAGGAGAACAACGGCGGCAACATCGCCGGCTTCGAGGAGCTGGTCGCCGCCGACCCCAGCCTCCAGATCAAGTCGGGCGTGCAGTGGGGTCTGTTCGGCTCCGCGATCCTGCAGCTCGGCACCGCGGAGCACCACGAGAAGTGGCTGCCCGGTGTGATGGACCTGTCGATCCCCGGCGCGTTCGCGATGACCGAGATCGGCCACGGCTCCGACGTCGCGGCGGTCGGCACCACCGCGACCTACGACCCGGAGACGGAGGAGTTCGTCATCCACACGCCGTTCCGCGGCGCGACCAAGGAGTACCTCGGCAACGCGGCCCTGCACGGCATCGCGGCGACCGTGTTCGCGCAGCTCATCACGAACGGCGTGAACCACGGCGTGCACTGCTTCTACGTGCCGCTGCGCGGGGACGACGGAAAAGACCTGCCGGGCATCGGCCGCGAGGACGACGGTCTCAAGGGCGGGCTGAACGGCATCGACAACGGACGGCTCTCGTTCGACCGGGTGCGCATCCCGCGCACGAACCTGCTGAACCGGTACGGCGACGTGGCCGCGGACGGCACGTACACCAGCGCCATCGACAGCCCCGGCCGCCGCTTCTTCACGATGCTCGGCACCCTGGTGCAGGGGCGCGTGTCGCTCGACGGCGCCGCGTCCTGGGCGTCGGCGCTCGGCCTGTACATCGCGGTCACCTACGCCACCCAGCGCCGCCAGTTCGACGGGGCGGACGGCCAGGAGGTCGTGCTGCTCGACTACGGCAAGCACCAGCGCCGCCTGCTCCCGCGGCTCGCGACCACGTACGCGCAGATCTTCGCGCACGACGAGTTCCTGCAGAAGTTCGACGGCGTGTTCTCCGGGCGCACCGACACCCCGGGCGACCGGGAAGACCTGGAGACGCTCGCCGCGGCCCTCAAGCCGCTGTCGACCTGGCACGCGCTCGACACGCTCCAGGAGGCGCGCGAGGCGTGCGGCGGGGCGGGCTTCATGTTCGAGAACCGGCTCGTCGGCCTGCGGCAGGACCTCGACATCTACGTCACCTTCGAGGGCGACAACAACGTGCTCCTGCAGCTCGTCGGCAAGCGGCTGCTGACCGACTACGCCAAGCAGTTCCAGGGCAAGGACGCGGCGTACCTCGCCCGGTACGCCGTCGGCATGACCGCGGGGAAGGTGTTCCACGGTGCGGGCCTGCGCCAGCTCGGCCAGGCCGTGAGCGACTTCGGACAGGTCGCCCGTTCGGTGGAGCGCGGGCTGCGCGAGGAGCAGCAGCACGACCTGCTCGCCGGTCGCGTGCAGCAGATGGTCGCGGACATCGCCGGGCGGCTGCGCGCCGCCGGGAAGGACAAGACGCTCGGCGCCGAGCTGTTCAACCAGAACCAGACCGAGCTGATCGAGGCCGCCAGGGCGCACGGCGAGCTGCTGCAGTGGGAGGCGTTCACCGACGCTGTCCACGCGATCGACGACCCGGAGACGCGGAAGGTGCTCACGTGGCTGCGCGACCTCTTCGGTCTGCAGCTGATCGAGAAGCACCTGGCGTGGCACCTCATCCACGGACGCCTGTCGACGCAGCGCGCCGCCGCCGTGTCCAGCTACATCGACCGGCTGTGCGCCCGACTGCGTCCGCACGCGCTCGACCTCGTCGACGCGTTCGGGTACGAGCCCGAGCACGTGCGCGCGCCGATCGCGAGCGGGGCCGAGAAGCAGCGTCAGGACGAGGCCCGTGCCTACTACGCCGATCTCGCGGCGTCTGGTCGGGCGCCGATCCAGGAGAAGGCGCTGAAGAAGCAGAAGCGCTGA
- a CDS encoding NAD(P)-dependent alcohol dehydrogenase has translation MSSVIAYAAPAEAAPLEKTVIERRELGPHDILIDIAFAGICHSDIHTVRGDWGPQQYPLAPGHEITGTVAAVGSEVTRHAVGDRVGVGCLVNSCGECRQCRRGEEQYCENGAIGTYGAVDRDGTITQGGYAQQVVVTEGFVLRIPDALPLDAAAPLLCAGITTYSPLRHWKVGPGTRVAVVGMGGLGHMGVQIAHALGAEVTVLSQTLSKKDDGLRLGADRYFATSDRETFRELRGSFDVILNTVSAAIDLRSYLGLLDVDGTLVCVGAPPEALSVNAGSLIAGRRSIAGSNIGGIRETQEMLDFCAEHGITAQIEVIPASAINEAYERVLASDVRYRFVIDAATFAA, from the coding sequence ATGTCGTCCGTCATCGCCTACGCCGCCCCCGCCGAGGCCGCCCCGCTCGAGAAGACCGTGATCGAGCGGCGGGAGCTGGGGCCGCACGACATCCTCATCGACATCGCGTTCGCGGGCATCTGCCACTCCGACATCCACACCGTGCGCGGCGACTGGGGCCCGCAGCAGTACCCGCTCGCGCCCGGGCACGAGATCACCGGCACGGTCGCGGCGGTGGGCTCCGAGGTCACGCGTCACGCCGTGGGCGACCGCGTGGGCGTGGGGTGCCTGGTGAACTCCTGCGGCGAGTGCCGGCAGTGCCGCCGCGGCGAGGAGCAGTACTGCGAGAACGGCGCCATCGGCACCTACGGCGCGGTGGACCGCGACGGCACGATCACCCAGGGCGGCTACGCGCAGCAGGTCGTGGTGACCGAGGGCTTCGTGCTGCGCATCCCCGACGCGCTGCCGCTCGACGCCGCAGCGCCGCTGCTGTGCGCGGGCATCACCACCTATTCGCCGCTGCGGCACTGGAAGGTCGGCCCCGGCACGCGCGTGGCAGTGGTGGGCATGGGCGGACTCGGGCACATGGGAGTGCAGATCGCGCACGCGCTGGGTGCCGAGGTGACCGTGCTGTCGCAGACCCTGTCGAAGAAGGACGACGGCCTGCGGCTCGGCGCCGACCGCTACTTCGCCACAAGCGACCGCGAGACGTTCCGCGAGCTGCGCGGGTCGTTCGACGTGATCCTCAACACCGTGAGCGCCGCGATCGACCTGCGCTCCTACCTGGGGCTGCTCGACGTGGACGGCACGCTGGTGTGCGTGGGTGCGCCGCCGGAGGCCCTGTCGGTGAACGCGGGCTCGCTCATCGCGGGGCGTCGCTCGATCGCCGGGTCGAACATCGGCGGCATCAGGGAGACGCAGGAGATGCTCGACTTCTGCGCCGAGCACGGCATCACCGCGCAGATCGAGGTCATCCCCGCGTCGGCGATCAACGAGGCGTACGAGCGCGTGCTCGCCTCCGACGTCCGCTACCGCTTCGTGATCGACGCCGCCACCTTCGCCGCCTGA